One stretch of Camelus bactrianus isolate YW-2024 breed Bactrian camel chromosome 19, ASM4877302v1, whole genome shotgun sequence DNA includes these proteins:
- the TFAP2C gene encoding transcription factor AP-2 gamma isoform X2, whose translation MLWKITDNVKYEEDCEDRHDASSNGNPRLPHLSSAGQHLYSPAPPLSHTGVAEYQPPPYFPPPYQQLAYSQSTDPYSHLGEAYAAAINPLHQPAPTGSQQQAWPGRQSQEGAGLPSHHGRPAGLLPHLSGLEGGAMSARRDAYRRSDLLLPHSHALDAAGLAENLGLHDMAHQMEEVQNVDDQHLLLHDQTVIRKGPISMTKNPLSLPCQKELVGAVMNPSEVFCSVPGRLSLLSSTSKYKVTVAEVQRRLSPPECLNASLLGGVLRRAKSKNGGRSLREKLDKIGLNLPAGRRKAAHVTLLTSLVEGEAVHLARDFAYVCEAEFPSKSVAEYLTRPHLGGRNEMATRKNMLLAAQQVCKEFTELLNQDRTPNGNNRPTPVLETNIQSCLSHFSLITHGFGSQAICAAVSAVQNYIKEALIVIDKSYMNPGDQSPADSSKTLEKLEKHRK comes from the exons ATGTTGTGGAAAATAACCGATAATGTCAAGTATGAAGAGGACTGCGAG GATCGCCACGACGCGAGCAGCAATGGGAACCCGCGCCTCCCTCACCTCTCTTCCGCCGGGCAGCATCTCTACAGCCCCGCGCCGCCCCTCTCCCATACTGGAGTCGCCGAATACCAGCCACCACCCTACTTTCCACCTCCCTACCAGCAGCTGGCTTACTCGCAGTCCACCGACCCCTACTCGCACCTGGGAGAAGCGTACGCGGCTGCCATCAACCCCTTGCACCAGCCGGCGCCCACCGGCAGCCAGCAGCAGGCCTGGCCTGGCCGCCAGAGTCAGGAGGGGGCTGGCCTGCCGTCGCACCACGGGCGCCCGGCCGGCTTGTTACCCCACCTCTCCGGGCTGGAAGGTGGCGCCATGAGCGCCCGCCGGGATGCCTACCGTCGCTCGGACCTGCTGCTGCCCCACTCGCACGCCTTGGATGCTGCGGGCCTGGCCGAGAACTTGGGACTGCACGACATGGCGCACCAGATGGAGGAGGTGCAG AATGTCGACGACCAGCACCTACTTCTGCACGATCAGACAGTTATTCGCAAAG GTCCCATTTCAATGACCAAGAACCCCCTGAGTCTCCCTTGTCAGAAGGAGCTGGTGGGGGCTGTGATGAATCCCAGTGAGGTCTTCTGCTCTGTCCCTGGAAGGTTGTCTCTCCTCAGTTCTACATCGAAATACAAAGTGACAGTCGCTGAAGTCCAGAGGCGACTGTCCCCGCCTGAGTGCTTAAATGCCTCATTACTGGGAGGTGTTCTCAGAAG AGCCAAATCTAAAAATGGTGGCCGGTCTTTGCGGGAGAAGTTGGACAAGATTGGGTTGAATCTTCCAGCCGGCAGACGGAAAGCTGCCCACGTAACCCTCCTGACATCCTTAGTAGAAG GTGAGGCTGTTCATTTGGCTCGGGACTTTGCCTATGTCTGTGAAGCAGAATTTCCTAGTAAATCCGTGGCCGAGTATTTAACCAGACCTCATCTGGGAGGACGGAATGAGATGGCGACTAGGAAGAACATGCTACTGGCCGCACA GCAAGTGTGTAAAGAATTCACAGAACTTCTCAATCAAGACCGAACTCCCAACGGGAACAACCGGCCCACCCCGGTCCTGGAGACCAACATCCAGAGCTGCTTGTCTCATTTCAGCCTGATCACCCACGGCTTCGGCAGCCAGGCCATCTGTGCCGCGGTGTCTGCTGTGCAGAACTACATCAAAGAAGCCCTGATAGTCATAGACAAATCCTATATGAATCCTGGAGACCAGAGTCCCGCGGATTCTAGCAAAACCCTGGAGAAGCTGGAGAAGCACAGAAAATAA
- the TFAP2C gene encoding transcription factor AP-2 gamma isoform X1 encodes MCGLVSDRALRCVQAFSSDPCPSFSRPKSWDSDLAPQNASGVRAPRPSPPDPEGAFFQDRHDASSNGNPRLPHLSSAGQHLYSPAPPLSHTGVAEYQPPPYFPPPYQQLAYSQSTDPYSHLGEAYAAAINPLHQPAPTGSQQQAWPGRQSQEGAGLPSHHGRPAGLLPHLSGLEGGAMSARRDAYRRSDLLLPHSHALDAAGLAENLGLHDMAHQMEEVQNVDDQHLLLHDQTVIRKGPISMTKNPLSLPCQKELVGAVMNPSEVFCSVPGRLSLLSSTSKYKVTVAEVQRRLSPPECLNASLLGGVLRRAKSKNGGRSLREKLDKIGLNLPAGRRKAAHVTLLTSLVEGEAVHLARDFAYVCEAEFPSKSVAEYLTRPHLGGRNEMATRKNMLLAAQQVCKEFTELLNQDRTPNGNNRPTPVLETNIQSCLSHFSLITHGFGSQAICAAVSAVQNYIKEALIVIDKSYMNPGDQSPADSSKTLEKLEKHRK; translated from the exons ATGTGCGGGCTTGTGAGCGATCGCGCTCTGCGCTGCGTTCAGGCTTTCTCCTCGGACCCCTGCCCCAGCTTCTCCCGGCCCAAGTCCTGGGATTCGGACTTGGCGCCTCAGAACGCCTCGGGCGTCAGAGCGCCCAGACCTTCACCGCCGGACCCTGAGGGCGCGTTCTTCCAg GATCGCCACGACGCGAGCAGCAATGGGAACCCGCGCCTCCCTCACCTCTCTTCCGCCGGGCAGCATCTCTACAGCCCCGCGCCGCCCCTCTCCCATACTGGAGTCGCCGAATACCAGCCACCACCCTACTTTCCACCTCCCTACCAGCAGCTGGCTTACTCGCAGTCCACCGACCCCTACTCGCACCTGGGAGAAGCGTACGCGGCTGCCATCAACCCCTTGCACCAGCCGGCGCCCACCGGCAGCCAGCAGCAGGCCTGGCCTGGCCGCCAGAGTCAGGAGGGGGCTGGCCTGCCGTCGCACCACGGGCGCCCGGCCGGCTTGTTACCCCACCTCTCCGGGCTGGAAGGTGGCGCCATGAGCGCCCGCCGGGATGCCTACCGTCGCTCGGACCTGCTGCTGCCCCACTCGCACGCCTTGGATGCTGCGGGCCTGGCCGAGAACTTGGGACTGCACGACATGGCGCACCAGATGGAGGAGGTGCAG AATGTCGACGACCAGCACCTACTTCTGCACGATCAGACAGTTATTCGCAAAG GTCCCATTTCAATGACCAAGAACCCCCTGAGTCTCCCTTGTCAGAAGGAGCTGGTGGGGGCTGTGATGAATCCCAGTGAGGTCTTCTGCTCTGTCCCTGGAAGGTTGTCTCTCCTCAGTTCTACATCGAAATACAAAGTGACAGTCGCTGAAGTCCAGAGGCGACTGTCCCCGCCTGAGTGCTTAAATGCCTCATTACTGGGAGGTGTTCTCAGAAG AGCCAAATCTAAAAATGGTGGCCGGTCTTTGCGGGAGAAGTTGGACAAGATTGGGTTGAATCTTCCAGCCGGCAGACGGAAAGCTGCCCACGTAACCCTCCTGACATCCTTAGTAGAAG GTGAGGCTGTTCATTTGGCTCGGGACTTTGCCTATGTCTGTGAAGCAGAATTTCCTAGTAAATCCGTGGCCGAGTATTTAACCAGACCTCATCTGGGAGGACGGAATGAGATGGCGACTAGGAAGAACATGCTACTGGCCGCACA GCAAGTGTGTAAAGAATTCACAGAACTTCTCAATCAAGACCGAACTCCCAACGGGAACAACCGGCCCACCCCGGTCCTGGAGACCAACATCCAGAGCTGCTTGTCTCATTTCAGCCTGATCACCCACGGCTTCGGCAGCCAGGCCATCTGTGCCGCGGTGTCTGCTGTGCAGAACTACATCAAAGAAGCCCTGATAGTCATAGACAAATCCTATATGAATCCTGGAGACCAGAGTCCCGCGGATTCTAGCAAAACCCTGGAGAAGCTGGAGAAGCACAGAAAATAA